A genomic window from Salvia miltiorrhiza cultivar Shanhuang (shh) chromosome 5, IMPLAD_Smil_shh, whole genome shotgun sequence includes:
- the LOC131025735 gene encoding uncharacterized protein LOC131025735, with the protein MVVEDAEDSSSLSESFSSNSTSSDDESQVLMAQDAESVADNNVNSYDNGIDGFEGKSRKQSKNKEGGKVPKHTWYLDSGCSKHITGYKEYLTYYVSGLKHNLLFVSQFCDNGFSMKIKKDEFIVKNSKKKLKKGAHERRSLAAPLRSSCSEFCAFIEASDMIESPSSGIRLTWSGQRLLPRHVESRLDRALFSIGFANLWASINTHALPRLTSDHSPLIFQCSDEMGKGRRFKFLNMWTSHPNFLERVESSWAAAADVRCPIFKVMFKLRRHRTDLREWNKDVFGQVDMQINSEQHSLLDVQNRISDLGYTDILFEEEVGHQARLSSLLARKNSLLLQKSRAHWLNDGDRNISFFHRAIHFRKQNHRIEHLKIGDVVSYDRGNIQQHIIDFFSSLFKEESPSNVNWDLREGIIDQFVSGEQNGKLTRIPDDEEIMAAVFSLDANSSPGPDGYSGKFFQFCWSIIRSDILTDVRAFFLNSYLPAGCNASILILIPKKDVVETVADLRPIILSNFFFKIISKILATRLGDVAAVGVSPNQFGVNGFHGKFIEWISIIFSSARISILYNGQLSGYFACSKGVRQGDPLSPILFGIAEDVLSHLFLNCVTSRHIAPMDFSRGASFPSHLLYADDILIFCKASLKNARKVKEILDFYGDISGQICNPTKSHVFFGRGVSSAMKTRVSSELGFAMGSLPVIYLGVPIFSGCMRASYLIGIYDKIVNKFSSWKGLHLSMAGRIYLVRYVIQSSVTHSMMIYRLPKSLIYKLDRKCRNFIWSRHVDKKPSCPVSWSRVCASRSKGGLGVRSFSAMNRNFLMKMAWRLVQGRDFASSVLATRYLSRFGYAKMHLTSSPFWTGVREHVSSLVNDSYSYIGTGEHIYFWHDDWLGYKLADKLHIPLFMRDFLQQAVSDYFYDGVWHFTPDFIIQFPDLVVDILLLPIGEERDTRFWKPSVSGEVSASLAYASQSTNFPKVLWGTWIWERFIPDRRSLVTWRILHLKMPTLDGLIKRGMHGPNRCVMCRMAEESIDHLFWNCCVIRQIWVVFFGWFDKVHIMDCLDIHSVLAGIWNTDFSPLVRSFWKAGVINLIWKIWDCRNQVTFNDASFHLNMILGFLKVTFKEMESNFPKLGRSHNSWQEYLLLRRIGVAMRAAPPPMMIEVHWWPPAGQWIKVNTDGSALGNPGSIAAGGVFRDNWDAVLGCYHYKGVQGFAFEAELLAVMHAVRIANFRGWHWLWIEADSSYVVQLLHSRSLNVPWRFLPLWKQTLSWLSNFRLQISHIYREGNSAADIMANHARSEGWWPFAIEDIKTAVALDMATHSRVRIKT; encoded by the exons ATGGTGGTCGAAGACGCAGAGGACTCTAGTTCTTTATCAGAATCTTTCTCGAGCAActccaccagctcagatgatgagagtcaAGTCTTGATGGCTCAAGATGCTGAAAGTGTGGCTGACAACAACGtcaacagctacgacaacggCATCGACGGGTTTGAGGGTAAATCTAGGAAACAAAGCAAGAATAAAGAAGGAGGAAAAGTGCCAAAGCATACCTGGTACCTAGACAGTGGATGTTCCAAACACATCACTGGATACAAAGAGTATCTTACCTA ctatgtttctggtcttaaacataaccTTTTATTTGTGAGCCAATTTTGTGACAACGGATTCTCTatgaaaatcaagaaagatgaattcatAGTGAAAAACAGCAAGAAGAAG ttgaagaagGGTGCTCATGAACGTCGTAGTCTGGCGGCGCCTTTGAGAAGTTCTTGCAGTGAGTTTTGTGCTTTCATCGAGGCTTCGGATATGATTGAATCTCCTTCCTCTGGCATTCGTCTTACATGGTCTGGTCAGAGATTACTTCCTCGGCACGTTGAGTCTAGATTGGACAGGGCGCTTTTCTCTATTGGTTTTGCGAACTTGTGGGCCTCGATTAACACCCATGCTCTTCCTAGGCTTACTTCTGATCACTCTCCCTTGATTTTCCAATGCAGCGATGAGATGGGTAAAGGGAGACGTTTCAAATTTTTGAATATGTGGACTTCTCATCCGAACTTTCTTGAAAGAGTGGAGTCTTCCTGGGCGGCGGCAGCTGACGTCCGTTGTCCGATCTTTAAAGTCATGTTCAAGCTCCGTCGGCACAGAACTGATCTAAGGGAATGGAATAAAGATGTGTTCGGGCAGGTGGATATGCAGATCAATTCGGAACAACACTCCTTGCTTGACGTTCAGAACAGGATCTCTGATTTGGGCTACACGGACATTCTTTTCGAGGAGGAGGTCGGTCATCAGGCTCGTTTGTCCTCTCTGCTGGCTAGGAAAAATAGCCTTTTGCTTCAAAAAAGTCGCGCGCACTGGCTTAATGACGGTGACCGTAATATTTCTTTCTTCCATCGTGCTATTCACTTTCGTAAGCAAAATCACAGGATTGAGCACTTGAAGATTGGTGACGTTGTCTCGTATGATCGGGGGAATATTCAGCAACATATTATTGATTTCTTCTCCTCTCTTTTTAAAGAAGAAAGCCCTAGCAACGTGAATTGGGATTTGCGGGAAGGTATTATTGATCAATTTGTGTCTGGGGAGCAAAACGGAAAGCTTACTCGTATTCCTGATGATGAGGAGATTATGGCTGCAGTTTTTAGCTTGGATGCGAACAGCTCGCCGGGTCCTGATGGTTATTCTGGGAAGTTTTTTCAGTTCTGCTGGAGCATTATCCGTTCTGATATTCTTACTGATGTGCGTGCCTTCTTCCTCAACTCTTATCTGCCTGCAGGTTGTAATGCTAGCATCTTAATCTTGATCCCGAAAAAGGATGTGGTCGAGACGGTGGCCGATTTGAGACCTATCATTTTGtcgaattttttcttcaaaattatctCCAAAATTCTTGCTACCAGATTGGGTGATGTGGCGGCTGTGGGGGTGTCGCCAAATCAATTTGG GGTTAATGGTTTTCATGGAAAGTTCATTGAGTGGATTTCCATTATCTTCAGCTCTGCCCGAATTTCCATTCTTTATAACGGGCAGCTGAGTGGCTATTTTGCTTGTTCCAAGGGGGTGAGGCAGGGCGACCCTCTTTCCCCGATTCTCTTTGGCATTGCTGAGGATGTTTTGAGTCACTTATTTCTCAATTGTGTGACCTCTCGCCACATCGCGCCTATGGATTTCAGTAGAGGGGCCAGTTTTCCTTCTCACCTGCTTTATGCTGATGACATCTTGATCTTCTGTAAGGCGTCGCTGAAAAACGCTCGCAAAGTTAAAGAAATCTTGGATTTCTATGGTGATATCTCGGGACAAATTTGTAACCCGACTAAATCTCACGTTTTCTTTGGGAGGGGCGTTTCCAGCGCTATGAAGACTCGTGTGAGTAGTGAGCTTGGTTTTGCGATGGGATCTTTGCCGGTCATCTATTTGGGAGTCCCGATTTTCTCTGGCTGCATGCGTGCTTCTTACCTGATTGGTATTTATGATAAGATTGTTAATAAGTTTTCTAGCTGGAAGGGGTTACACTTATCTATGGCTGGCAGAATTTACTTGGTTCGTTATGTGATCCAAAGCTCGGTAACTCACTCTATGATGATCTATAGATTGCCTAAATCTCTCATTTACAAACTTGACAGGAAGTGCCGCAATTTTATTTGGTCGAGACATGTGGATAAAAAGCCCTCTTGTCCGGTGAGTTGGTCTAGGGTTTGTGCTTCTCGGTCGAAGGGTGGCCTCGGGGTTAGGTCATTTTCAGCAATGAATAGAAATTTCTTGATGAAGATGGCCTGGAGGCTCGTGCAAGGCCGCGACTTTGCTTCTTCTGTTCTGGCTACGCGTTATCTGTCGCGGTTTGGATATGCCAAGATGCATTTGACTTCTTCCCCGTTCTGGACTGGCGTTAGGGAGCATGTGAGCTCTCTGGTGAATGACTCTTATTCCTATATTGGCACTGGAGAACATATTTATTTCTGGCATGACGATTGGCTGGGTTACAAGTTGGCTGACAAGCTTCATATTCCGCTTTTCATGAGGGACTTCCTACAACAAGCTGTGAGCGATTACTTCTATGATGGGGTTTGGCATTTTACTCCGGATTTTATCATTCAGTTTCCTGATCTTGTTGTGGATATTCTGCTGCTTCCTATTGGGGAGGAGAGAGATACTCGCTTCTGGAAACCTTCTGTTAGTGGGGAGGTCTCGGCTTCTCTTGCTTATGCTTCGCAGTCTACGAACTTCCCCAAAGTCCTTTGGGGAACTTGGATCTGGGAGCGTTTTATTCCTGACAGAAGATCTCTTGTCACCTGGCGGATTCTTCATTTGAAGATGCCGACTTTAGATGGTCTTATCAAAAGGGGCATGCACGGCCCCAATCGATGTGTGATGTGTAGAATGGCTGAGGAGTCTATCGATCATTTGTTTTGGAATTGCTGTGTTATTCGGCAGATTTGGGTGGTTTTCTTCGGTTGGTTTGACAAGGTGCACATTATGGATTGCCTGGACATTCATAGCGTGTTGGCTGGTATCTGGAACACGGACTTTAGCCCGTTGGTTCGATCCTTTTGGAAGGCTGGGGTGATAAATCTTATTTGGAAAATTTGGGACTGCCGCAATCAAGTGACTTTTAATGATGCTAGTTTCCACTTGAATATGATTCTAGGATTCCTTAAAGTCACTTTTAAGGAAATGGAGTCCAATTTCCCTAAGCTTGGGCGTTCTCATAATTCTTGGCAGGAATATTTGTTGCTTAGGAGGATTGGGGTTGCCATGCGTGCCGCTCCTCCTCCTATGATGATtgaggttcactggtggccgCCGGCTGGGCAGTGGATTAAGGTCAACACTGATGGTTCGGCGCTTGGGAATCCTGGGAGCATTGCGGCGGGTGGCGTTTTTCGTGATAACTGGGATGCGGTTCTTGGTTGCTATCACTATAAAGGGGTCCAGGGGTTTGCTTTCGAAGCCGAACTTTTGGCGGTCATGCATGCCGTTAGAATTGCTAATTTCCGTGGATGGCActggctttggattgaagcGGATTCGTCTTATGTAGTTCAGCTTCTTCACTCTCGATCTCTGAATGTTCCTTGGCGTTTTTTGCCGCTTTGGAAACAGACTTTAAGTTGGCTCTCGAATTTTCGTCTTCAGATCTCGCACATTTATAGAGAAGGAAACAGTGcggcggatattatggctaatcaCGCCCGGAGTGAAGGGTGGTGGCCTTTTGCTATTGAGGATATCAAGACTGCGGTGGCTTTAGATATGGCGACGCACAGTCGCGTTCGTATTAAGACTTGA